In Marinitoga sp. 38H-ov, a genomic segment contains:
- a CDS encoding (2Fe-2S)-binding protein encodes MKIKMTINNVLKEVEVSPSEFLLDVLRRLDYMSVKKGCDTGTCGVCTVLMDGKPVLSCSVLAASADGHKITTIEGLRDDPEFKAISQALLDEGADQCGFCSPGLILNVYAMKRDLKNPTEEEMKKYLVGNLCRCTGYMPQMRAIKKYFEVRS; translated from the coding sequence ATGAAAATAAAAATGACAATAAATAATGTGCTAAAAGAAGTAGAAGTATCTCCTTCAGAATTTTTATTAGATGTATTAAGAAGACTAGATTATATGAGTGTAAAAAAAGGTTGTGATACAGGAACATGTGGAGTTTGTACAGTACTAATGGATGGAAAGCCAGTACTATCTTGTTCTGTTTTAGCTGCATCGGCAGATGGACATAAAATAACAACTATAGAAGGATTAAGAGATGATCCTGAATTTAAAGCTATATCTCAAGCATTATTAGATGAAGGAGCAGATCAATGTGGTTTTTGTAGTCCTGGACTAATTTTAAATGTATATGCAATGAAAAGAGATTTAAAGAATCCAACTGAAGAAGAAATGAAAAAATATTTAGTAGGGAATCTATGTAGATGTACAGGATATATGCCACAAATGAGAGCTATAAAAAAGTATTTTGAGGTGAGATCATGA